From Catellatospora citrea, one genomic window encodes:
- a CDS encoding MarR family winged helix-turn-helix transcriptional regulator — protein MDQHEETGLSEAFWAVARHLRHLTKDALAPWQITPSQSRALNVLGRQDALRLSELAEQLRIAPRSATEVVDDLQARGLVERRADPADRRATLVALTDPGRDALRAIEAARRAEADRFFSALSPDDRAHLSRILRTLT, from the coding sequence GTGGACCAGCACGAGGAGACGGGCCTGTCGGAGGCCTTCTGGGCGGTCGCCCGCCACCTGCGGCACCTCACCAAGGACGCCCTCGCGCCCTGGCAGATCACCCCGTCTCAGTCGCGGGCATTGAACGTGCTCGGCCGCCAGGACGCCTTACGTCTCAGCGAGCTGGCCGAGCAGCTGCGTATCGCCCCGCGCTCGGCCACCGAGGTCGTCGACGACCTGCAGGCCCGCGGCCTGGTCGAACGCCGCGCCGACCCGGCCGACCGCCGTGCGACGCTGGTGGCGCTGACCGACCCCGGCCGCGACGCGCTCCGCGCGATCGAAGCCGCCCGCCGCGCCGAAGCCGACCGCTTCTTCAGCGCCCTCAGCCCGGACGACCGCGCCCACCTAAGCCGCATCCTGCGCACCCTGACCTGA
- a CDS encoding ABC transporter ATP-binding protein, translating to MIGLAVRPYLIARAIDDGLRTGDTRALLSWVAAIIGAGVVVAWLGIMRHRTMTFLREDATARSSQVVLRHIARLGAVLPRTVAAGEIATVAGTDISQASWALTMTGPGVGAVLSYGTAAVVLWSVDPMLALFVLLGVPAVVLVVGPLLSRLQGVDTAYRQDLGILTTRAGDIVAGLRVLAGVGGRDLFARRYAARSQSLLRQGYRVGSIISWVQALTAGIPAMFLAAIVWLAARMAAEGQITVGEMVAVYGYAAILSVPVWFLLEGGFMTVRGMVAARRIIAVLRIPPAAAASGPAPAGPAELHDPQTGLTVPPGRMIGVAAEEPADAIALADRLGHYVPSAATWGGLPLTGVDPAEVRARILVVDHDSYLFPGTLRDVLRVRAGVTDAQLAAAIRTASADDVVESLPGGLDAPIEARGRNLSGGQRQRVRLAQHLLAEPEVLILVDPTSAVDSHTEARIADRLHEHRTGRTTVVLATSPLLLDRTDLVAYVRGGQVAAVGTHDELLATEPGYRALVARDAAATETDAQVGALMTDSGMRTAPAARR from the coding sequence ATGATCGGGCTCGCGGTGCGGCCGTACCTGATCGCGCGGGCGATCGACGACGGGCTGCGCACGGGCGACACCCGGGCGCTGCTGAGCTGGGTCGCCGCGATCATCGGCGCCGGTGTCGTCGTCGCCTGGCTGGGCATCATGCGGCATCGGACGATGACCTTCCTCCGGGAGGACGCCACGGCACGCTCCTCGCAGGTGGTGCTGCGGCACATCGCCCGGCTGGGCGCGGTCCTGCCGCGTACGGTCGCGGCAGGCGAGATCGCGACGGTCGCCGGCACGGACATCTCGCAGGCCTCATGGGCGCTGACGATGACCGGACCGGGCGTGGGCGCGGTCCTGTCCTACGGCACCGCCGCCGTCGTGCTCTGGTCGGTCGACCCGATGCTGGCCCTGTTCGTGCTGCTCGGCGTGCCCGCGGTGGTGCTCGTCGTGGGGCCGCTGCTCAGCAGGCTGCAGGGCGTCGACACCGCCTACCGGCAGGATCTGGGGATCCTGACCACCCGGGCCGGTGACATCGTGGCCGGGCTGCGGGTCCTCGCCGGAGTCGGCGGCCGCGACCTGTTCGCCCGCCGCTACGCCGCCCGGTCGCAGAGCCTCCTGCGCCAGGGCTATCGCGTCGGCTCGATCATCAGTTGGGTGCAGGCCCTGACCGCGGGCATCCCTGCCATGTTCCTGGCCGCGATCGTCTGGCTGGCCGCGCGGATGGCGGCCGAAGGCCAGATCACGGTCGGGGAGATGGTCGCCGTCTACGGGTACGCCGCGATCCTGTCCGTGCCGGTGTGGTTCCTGCTCGAGGGCGGGTTCATGACCGTCCGCGGCATGGTCGCGGCTCGCCGGATCATCGCCGTGCTGCGGATCCCGCCCGCAGCCGCCGCATCCGGCCCCGCCCCCGCCGGCCCCGCCGAACTGCACGACCCGCAGACGGGGCTGACCGTCCCACCCGGCCGGATGATCGGGGTCGCGGCCGAGGAGCCGGCGGACGCGATCGCCCTCGCCGACCGGCTGGGCCACTACGTGCCCAGTGCGGCGACCTGGGGCGGGCTGCCCCTCACCGGTGTCGACCCGGCCGAGGTCCGGGCCCGGATCCTCGTCGTCGACCACGACTCCTACCTGTTCCCGGGCACGCTGCGCGACGTGCTGCGGGTCCGCGCCGGCGTCACCGACGCCCAGCTCGCCGCCGCGATCCGCACCGCCTCCGCCGACGACGTCGTGGAGTCGCTGCCCGGCGGGCTCGACGCGCCGATCGAGGCCCGCGGCCGCAACCTGTCGGGCGGCCAGCGCCAGCGCGTACGCCTGGCCCAGCACCTGCTCGCCGAACCCGAGGTGCTGATCCTCGTCGACCCCACCTCGGCCGTGGACTCGCACACCGAGGCCCGCATCGCCGACCGGCTGCACGAGCACCGCACCGGCCGGACCACCGTCGTGCTCGCCACGTCCCCGCTCCTGCTGGACCGGACCGACCTGGTGGCGTACGTCCGCGGCGGCCAGGTCGCCGCCGTCGGCACGCACGACGAACTGCTGGCGACCGAACCCGGCTACCGGGCGCTGGTCGCCCGCGACGCCGCCGCGACCGAGACCGACGCGCAGGTGGGAGCACTGATGACCGACTCCGGGATGCGCACCGCACCGGCGGCCCGGCGATGA
- a CDS encoding carboxyl transferase domain-containing protein: MFSRIAIVNRGEAAMRLIHAVREINAESGAPPIETIALYTEAERTATFVREADDSYCLGPASARPYLDHAVLERALVEMQVDAAWVGWGFVAEDPAFAELCEKIGVTFIGPSAEAMRKLGDKIGSKLIAEEVGVPVAPWSRGAVESLEAATRSAAEIGYPLMLKATAGGGGRGIRVVRSDEELADAYERTSLEAKRAFGSGIVFLERLVTGARHVEVQVIADGQGTAWALGVRDCSVQRRNQKVIEESASPVLAPAQVAELKSAAERLALAVDYRGAGTVEFLYHPGEKLFAFLEVNTRLQVEHPITEATTDFDLVKAQIHVASGGRLGDLVPTEVGHAVEARLNAEDPDRDFAPSPGRIERLTLPAGPGVRVDTGVSEGDVIPADFDSMIAKIIAFGRTREEALGRLRRAVADTTVIIEGGATNKSFLLDLLDQPEVIDGSADTGWIDRVRAQGRLVSTKHSGIALAAAAIEAYEDEAQIERQRLLSTAHGGRPQVQHKSGRPIDLKLRGAAYRVSVAQIGPHRFRVGIGEAPTVDVELERFDEHTGRVLVNGRRFRLVTDTHGPIHLVEVDGVTHRVSRDEGGVLRSPAPALVVATPLQVGDEVEAGAPVLVLESMKMETVLRAPVKSKLREISVSVGSQVESGAPLMRLEPIGDGADDQAAATDAVDLELPPEPDGLTAEARVARGQADLRSLLLGYDLDPRDERRALSAYLAGRAELGRVPIEGEVELLQVFADLSELTRNRPAGEETKADTRVHSPREFFHAYLQSLDVDRAGLPDAFRQRLARVLAHYGIDGFDRTPELEEAVFRIFLAQQRSSADVAVIVSLLQRWLTEPIPGEAQRDAVGQALEHLIWATQVRFPVVGDLARSIVFRWAAQPMLRRKRAEVYNDVRDHLRHLDRDPAAADRDERIAQMVASPEPLVRLLGQRIGRKGVDNGPMLEVLSRRYYGNRGVSDTHCVEVAGHTFFTAAYDRDGERFQLISTATDFAELPAALDKTAGLVDGAAFADVYLTWADQPDTDTMATTLREVLDRAGLLDALRRVTVSVAGPTGTAMHHHFTFRPGQGEDRVIRGLHPQIAERLQLPRLRNFDLTRLPSIDEEVYLFRCVAPDNPADERLAAMAQVRDLTPLRDADGRVQALPALEGMLDGCLDAIRKVQARRPAKKRLDTNRITLYVWPSSELTMDDLNTVIQRVLPRTAGAGLEQVLVLGRQRDEVTGEMADVAVEVSFDTGMRMSVTEPTTEPIEPLDDYRQKVLSARRRGTTYPYELTGLLSGKGGTFTEYDLDDKGELVPVERPKGRNKAGIVAGVVSTPTERYPEGVTRVALLGDPTKALGALSEPECARIIAALNLAERMQVPVDWFALSAGARISMDSGTENMDWVAAALKRIVEFTQDGGEINIVVAGITVGAQPYWNAEATMLMHTKGILVMTPDSAMVLTGKQSLDFSGGVSAEDNFGIGGYDRVMGPNGQAQYWAPDLRAAQDVLMAHHGHTYIAPGEAGPRRAATTDPTDRDISPFPHAVPDSDFTTVGQIFSKEHNPDRKKPFDIRTLMRALADQDHAILERWAGMADAETTVVQDVHLGGIPVCLLGIESRSVPRRGFPPTDGPDTYTAGTLFPQSSKKAARAINAASGNRPLVVLANLSGFDGSPESMRKLQLEYGAEIGRAIVNFRGPIVFCVISRYHGGAFVVFSKALNPNMTVLALEGSFASVLGGAPAAAVVFAGDVNARTAKDSRVVDLESRIAAATGGEKAALVGQLLDVRASVRAEKLSEVAAEFDGVHSIQRAVQVGSVDAIIRPEELRPQIIAAIERGLAAA; encoded by the coding sequence GTGTTCAGTCGCATCGCCATCGTCAACCGGGGAGAGGCCGCCATGCGGCTCATCCACGCAGTCCGCGAGATCAACGCCGAGAGCGGTGCCCCGCCGATCGAGACGATCGCCCTCTACACCGAAGCGGAACGCACCGCCACCTTCGTCCGCGAGGCCGACGACAGCTACTGCCTCGGGCCCGCGTCCGCCCGGCCCTACCTCGACCACGCCGTGCTGGAGCGCGCGCTGGTCGAGATGCAGGTCGACGCGGCATGGGTGGGCTGGGGCTTCGTCGCCGAGGACCCCGCGTTCGCGGAGCTGTGCGAGAAGATCGGCGTCACCTTCATCGGCCCGAGTGCCGAGGCGATGCGCAAGCTCGGTGACAAGATCGGCTCGAAGCTGATCGCCGAAGAGGTCGGCGTGCCCGTCGCGCCGTGGAGCCGCGGCGCGGTGGAGAGCCTGGAGGCGGCCACCCGCTCGGCCGCCGAGATCGGCTACCCGCTGATGCTCAAGGCGACCGCCGGCGGCGGCGGGCGCGGCATCCGGGTCGTGCGCAGCGACGAGGAGCTGGCCGACGCGTACGAGCGCACCAGCCTGGAGGCCAAGCGCGCCTTCGGCAGCGGCATCGTGTTCCTGGAGCGCCTGGTCACCGGCGCCCGGCACGTCGAGGTCCAGGTCATCGCCGACGGGCAGGGCACCGCCTGGGCGCTGGGCGTGCGCGACTGCTCCGTGCAGCGGCGCAACCAGAAGGTCATCGAGGAATCGGCCTCGCCGGTGCTCGCCCCCGCGCAGGTGGCCGAGCTGAAGTCGGCCGCCGAGCGGCTGGCGCTGGCGGTGGACTACCGCGGCGCGGGCACCGTCGAGTTCCTCTACCACCCGGGCGAGAAGCTGTTCGCCTTCCTGGAGGTCAACACCCGGCTGCAGGTCGAGCACCCGATCACCGAGGCGACGACCGACTTCGACCTGGTCAAGGCGCAGATCCACGTCGCCTCGGGCGGTCGGCTGGGCGATCTGGTCCCGACGGAGGTCGGCCACGCGGTGGAGGCCCGGCTCAACGCCGAGGACCCCGACCGCGACTTCGCCCCGTCGCCGGGCCGGATCGAGCGGCTGACGCTGCCCGCGGGTCCGGGTGTGCGGGTGGACACCGGCGTCAGCGAGGGCGACGTCATCCCCGCCGACTTCGACTCCATGATCGCCAAGATCATCGCGTTCGGGCGTACCCGCGAGGAGGCGCTCGGCCGGCTGCGCCGGGCGGTCGCCGACACCACCGTGATCATCGAGGGTGGCGCGACCAACAAGAGCTTCCTGCTCGACCTGCTCGACCAGCCCGAGGTCATCGACGGCAGCGCCGACACCGGCTGGATCGACCGCGTCCGGGCGCAGGGCCGCCTGGTCTCCACCAAGCACTCCGGCATCGCGCTGGCCGCGGCCGCGATCGAGGCGTACGAGGACGAGGCGCAGATCGAGCGGCAGCGCCTGCTGTCCACCGCGCACGGCGGCCGTCCCCAGGTCCAGCACAAGAGCGGCCGACCGATCGACCTCAAGCTGCGCGGCGCCGCCTACCGGGTGTCGGTCGCGCAGATCGGGCCGCACCGCTTCCGGGTCGGCATCGGCGAAGCCCCGACCGTGGACGTCGAGCTGGAGCGCTTCGACGAGCACACCGGCCGGGTCCTGGTCAACGGCCGCCGGTTCCGGCTGGTCACCGACACCCACGGCCCGATCCACCTGGTCGAGGTCGACGGTGTCACGCACCGCGTCAGCCGCGACGAGGGCGGCGTGCTGCGCTCCCCCGCACCCGCGCTGGTGGTGGCGACCCCGCTCCAGGTCGGCGACGAGGTCGAGGCCGGCGCGCCGGTGCTCGTGCTGGAGAGCATGAAGATGGAGACGGTGCTGCGCGCACCGGTCAAGTCCAAGCTGCGCGAGATCTCGGTCTCGGTCGGCAGCCAGGTCGAGTCCGGCGCGCCGCTGATGCGCCTGGAGCCGATCGGTGACGGCGCCGACGACCAGGCGGCCGCGACCGACGCCGTGGACCTGGAGCTGCCGCCCGAGCCCGACGGCCTGACCGCCGAGGCCCGGGTCGCCCGCGGCCAGGCCGATCTGCGCAGCCTGCTGCTCGGCTACGACCTCGACCCACGCGACGAGCGCCGGGCGCTGTCGGCGTACCTGGCCGGGCGCGCCGAGCTGGGCCGCGTGCCGATCGAGGGCGAGGTCGAGCTGCTGCAGGTGTTCGCCGACCTGTCCGAGCTGACCCGCAACCGGCCCGCCGGCGAGGAGACCAAGGCCGACACCCGGGTGCACAGCCCGCGCGAGTTCTTCCACGCCTACCTGCAGAGCCTCGACGTGGACCGGGCCGGGCTGCCGGACGCGTTCCGCCAGCGGCTGGCCCGGGTGCTCGCGCACTACGGCATCGACGGCTTCGACCGTACGCCCGAGCTGGAAGAGGCCGTCTTCCGGATCTTCCTGGCGCAGCAGCGCTCCTCGGCCGACGTCGCGGTGATCGTGTCGCTGCTGCAGCGGTGGCTGACCGAGCCGATCCCCGGCGAAGCGCAGCGGGACGCGGTCGGCCAGGCGCTGGAGCACCTGATCTGGGCGACCCAGGTTCGCTTCCCGGTCGTCGGCGACCTCGCCCGCAGCATCGTGTTCCGCTGGGCCGCGCAGCCGATGCTGCGCCGCAAGCGCGCCGAGGTCTACAACGACGTCCGCGACCACCTGCGCCACCTCGACCGCGACCCGGCCGCGGCCGACCGCGACGAGCGCATCGCGCAGATGGTCGCCTCGCCCGAACCGCTGGTGCGGCTGCTCGGGCAGCGCATCGGGCGCAAGGGCGTCGACAACGGGCCGATGCTGGAGGTGCTCAGCCGCCGCTACTACGGCAACCGCGGCGTGAGCGACACCCACTGCGTCGAGGTGGCCGGGCACACGTTCTTCACCGCGGCGTACGACCGCGACGGCGAGCGTTTCCAGCTGATCTCGACGGCGACCGACTTCGCCGAGCTGCCCGCCGCGCTGGACAAGACCGCCGGGCTCGTCGACGGGGCGGCGTTCGCCGACGTCTACCTGACGTGGGCCGACCAGCCCGACACGGACACCATGGCCACCACCCTGCGCGAGGTGCTCGACCGCGCCGGGCTGCTGGACGCGCTCCGGCGGGTGACGGTGTCGGTGGCCGGGCCGACCGGCACCGCCATGCACCACCACTTCACGTTCCGGCCGGGACAGGGCGAGGACCGGGTCATCCGCGGGCTGCACCCGCAGATCGCCGAGCGCCTGCAGCTGCCGCGGCTGCGCAACTTCGACCTGACCCGCCTGCCGTCGATCGACGAAGAGGTCTACCTCTTCCGCTGCGTCGCGCCGGACAACCCGGCCGACGAGCGGCTGGCGGCGATGGCGCAGGTCCGCGACCTGACCCCGCTGCGCGACGCCGACGGCCGGGTGCAGGCCCTGCCGGCGCTGGAGGGCATGCTGGACGGCTGCCTGGACGCGATCCGCAAGGTCCAGGCCCGACGCCCGGCCAAGAAGCGCCTCGACACCAACCGCATCACGCTGTACGTCTGGCCGTCGAGCGAGCTGACCATGGACGACCTGAACACGGTCATCCAGCGCGTGCTGCCGCGCACCGCCGGGGCGGGCCTGGAGCAGGTGCTGGTGCTGGGCCGCCAGCGCGACGAGGTCACCGGTGAGATGGCCGACGTCGCGGTCGAGGTCTCCTTCGACACGGGCATGCGGATGTCGGTCACCGAGCCGACGACCGAGCCGATCGAGCCGCTGGACGACTACCGGCAGAAGGTGCTGTCCGCCCGCCGCCGCGGCACGACCTACCCGTACGAGCTGACCGGCCTGCTGTCCGGCAAGGGCGGCACGTTCACCGAGTACGACCTGGACGACAAGGGCGAGCTCGTGCCGGTGGAGCGGCCCAAGGGGCGCAACAAGGCGGGCATCGTCGCCGGTGTGGTCAGCACACCGACCGAGCGCTACCCCGAGGGCGTCACCCGGGTGGCGCTGCTGGGCGACCCGACCAAGGCGCTGGGCGCGCTGTCCGAGCCGGAGTGCGCGCGGATCATCGCGGCGCTGAACCTGGCCGAGCGGATGCAGGTGCCGGTCGACTGGTTCGCGCTGTCGGCGGGCGCGCGGATCTCCATGGACTCGGGCACCGAGAACATGGACTGGGTGGCCGCGGCGCTCAAGCGCATCGTCGAGTTCACCCAGGACGGCGGCGAGATCAACATCGTGGTCGCGGGCATCACGGTCGGCGCGCAGCCGTACTGGAACGCCGAGGCCACCATGCTGATGCACACCAAGGGCATCCTGGTGATGACCCCGGACTCGGCGATGGTGCTGACCGGCAAGCAGTCGCTGGACTTCTCCGGCGGCGTGTCGGCCGAGGACAACTTCGGCATCGGCGGCTACGACCGGGTGATGGGCCCCAACGGCCAGGCCCAGTACTGGGCCCCGGACCTGCGGGCCGCCCAGGACGTGCTGATGGCGCACCACGGGCACACCTACATCGCGCCCGGTGAGGCCGGTCCGCGCCGGGCGGCCACCACCGACCCGACCGACCGCGACATCTCGCCGTTCCCGCACGCGGTGCCGGACAGCGACTTCACCACCGTCGGGCAGATCTTCTCCAAGGAGCACAACCCCGACCGCAAGAAGCCGTTCGACATCCGCACCCTGATGCGGGCGCTCGCCGACCAGGACCACGCGATCCTGGAGCGCTGGGCGGGCATGGCCGACGCCGAGACGACGGTCGTGCAGGACGTGCACCTGGGCGGCATCCCGGTGTGCCTGCTGGGCATCGAGTCCCGCTCGGTGCCGCGGCGCGGCTTCCCGCCCACCGACGGCCCGGACACGTACACCGCGGGCACGCTGTTCCCGCAGTCGTCGAAGAAGGCGGCGCGGGCCATCAACGCCGCGAGCGGCAACCGGCCGCTGGTGGTGCTGGCGAACCTGTCCGGCTTCGACGGCTCGCCGGAGTCGATGCGCAAGCTGCAGCTCGAGTACGGCGCGGAGATCGGCCGGGCGATCGTGAACTTCCGCGGCCCGATCGTGTTCTGCGTGATCTCCCGGTATCACGGCGGCGCGTTCGTGGTGTTCTCCAAGGCGCTCAACCCGAACATGACGGTGCTCGCCCTGGAGGGCTCGTTCGCCTCGGTGCTCGGTGGCGCGCCGGCGGCGGCCGTGGTGTTCGCCGGTGACGTCAACGCGCGTACCGCCAAGGACTCGCGGGTCGTCGACCTGGAGTCGCGGATCGCCGCGGCGACCGGCGGCGAGAAGGCGGCCCTGGTCGGTCAGCTGCTCGACGTGCGGGCCTCGGTCCGGGCGGAGAAGCTGAGCGAGGTCGCCGCCGAGTTCGACGGCGTGCACAGCATCCAGCGTGCGGTCCAGGTCGGCTCGGTCGACGCGATCATCCGCCCGGAGGAGCTGCGCCCGCAGATCATCGCCGCGATCGAACGCGGCCTAGCGGCCGCCTGA
- a CDS encoding ABC transporter ATP-binding protein codes for MERGGRRGGPHTVTAEEKAQAREVSLRRIGRLFTAHRWQLAVVTAIIVASSVIAMASPFLLREVIDVALPKADLTLLVWLVLGMVAVAALTSALGVVQTWISTTVGQQIMHRLRTEVFAHLHRQSIAFFTRTRTGEVQSRITNDIGGMQSVVTSTATSVASNLTTTVATAVAMAALSWRLSLVSLVVVPPAVYLTRRVALMRRTITAQRQRELADLNVTIDEGLSISGVQLSKTTGTGPALVERFTGSSSRLIDLELRSELAGRWRMASMSIIFAAIPAVIYLSAGLPATAGTLSIGTLVAFTALQANLFRPLMGLLNVGVSLTSSLALFARIFEYLDLPVDVDDPAHPVELDPARVAGHLRLEDVTFAYPGSETAAVAGVSLDVPAGTSLALVGETGSGKSTIAALISRLYDPAAGRITVDGVDLRDLRLADLARIVGVVSQETYLLHTTIRENLRYVKPTATDAEIEQAARAAQIHDLITGLPEGYDTVVGSRGHRFSGGEKQRIAIARTLLRDPRILVLDEATSALDTQTERAVQRALDELSRGRTTITIAHRMSTVRDADQIAVLDHGRILESGSHRNLVEVGGRYAALAA; via the coding sequence ATGGAACGAGGAGGCCGCCGCGGCGGCCCGCACACCGTCACCGCCGAGGAGAAGGCGCAGGCCCGAGAGGTCTCGCTGCGCCGCATCGGCCGTCTGTTCACCGCCCACCGCTGGCAGCTCGCCGTGGTCACCGCGATCATCGTGGCATCGTCCGTGATCGCGATGGCCTCGCCGTTCCTGCTGCGCGAGGTCATCGACGTCGCCCTGCCCAAGGCCGACCTGACGCTGCTGGTCTGGCTGGTGCTCGGCATGGTCGCCGTCGCCGCGCTCACGTCCGCGCTCGGCGTCGTCCAGACCTGGATCTCCACCACCGTCGGCCAGCAGATCATGCACCGGCTGCGCACCGAGGTCTTCGCCCATCTGCACCGCCAGTCGATCGCCTTCTTCACCCGCACCCGCACCGGCGAGGTGCAATCCCGCATCACCAACGACATCGGCGGCATGCAGTCCGTGGTCACCTCGACCGCGACCTCCGTCGCCTCGAACCTCACCACCACCGTCGCCACCGCCGTGGCCATGGCCGCCCTGTCCTGGCGGCTGTCGCTGGTCTCGCTGGTCGTGGTGCCCCCGGCCGTCTACCTGACCCGCCGGGTCGCCCTCATGCGCCGCACCATCACCGCGCAGCGCCAGCGCGAGCTGGCCGACCTCAACGTCACCATCGACGAGGGCCTGTCGATCAGCGGCGTGCAGCTGAGCAAGACCACCGGCACCGGCCCCGCGCTCGTCGAGCGCTTCACCGGCTCCTCGTCCCGCCTCATCGACCTGGAGCTGCGCTCGGAGCTGGCCGGCCGCTGGCGCATGGCCTCGATGAGCATCATCTTCGCCGCCATCCCCGCGGTCATCTACCTCAGCGCGGGCCTGCCCGCGACCGCCGGCACGCTGAGCATCGGCACCCTGGTCGCGTTCACCGCGCTGCAGGCCAACCTGTTCCGGCCGCTGATGGGCCTGCTCAACGTCGGCGTATCGCTGACCAGTTCGCTGGCCCTGTTCGCCCGCATCTTCGAATACCTGGACCTGCCGGTCGACGTCGACGACCCCGCGCACCCGGTCGAACTCGACCCCGCCCGCGTCGCCGGGCATCTGCGCCTGGAGGACGTCACCTTCGCCTACCCCGGCAGCGAGACCGCCGCGGTCGCGGGCGTCAGCCTCGACGTGCCCGCGGGCACCTCGCTGGCCCTGGTCGGCGAGACGGGCTCGGGCAAGAGCACCATCGCCGCGCTGATCTCCCGGCTCTACGACCCGGCCGCCGGCCGCATCACCGTCGACGGCGTCGACCTGCGCGACCTGCGGCTGGCCGACCTGGCCCGGATCGTCGGCGTGGTCAGCCAGGAGACCTACCTGCTGCACACCACGATCAGGGAGAACCTGCGCTACGTGAAGCCGACCGCCACCGACGCCGAGATCGAGCAGGCCGCCCGCGCGGCACAGATCCACGACCTGATCACGGGCCTGCCCGAGGGCTACGACACCGTCGTGGGCTCCCGCGGGCACCGCTTCTCCGGCGGCGAGAAGCAGCGCATCGCCATCGCGCGCACGCTGCTGCGCGACCCGCGCATCCTGGTGCTCGACGAGGCCACCAGCGCCCTGGACACCCAGACCGAACGGGCCGTGCAGCGCGCGCTCGACGAGCTGAGCCGCGGGCGCACCACGATCACCATCGCGCACCGGATGTCGACCGTGCGCGACGCCGACCAGATCGCGGTGCTCGACCACGGCCGCATCCTCGAATCCGGCTCGCACCGCAACCTCGTCGAGGTCGGCGGCCGCTACGCCGCCCTGGCCGCGTAG
- a CDS encoding MFS transporter: MTSSPDRRSSAPARPGLVLAALIMVAAVANLNLAVANVALPDIGRAFDSSQTALNLIAVAYSLGLACSVIYLGALGDRYGRKLMLVTGILLSVPACLLAAYAPTDTVLIVARLVGGLSAGMAYPTTLALIAALWSGPARTRSIALWSATGGAIASLGPLAAGFALERFWWGSVFLITLPLAAVALIMAIMLVPAHVNETTEPVDNLGGILSIILVGAAILAINFAPVPNSGALVAGLAVLALAAVVAFVLRERRAANPLYHLGIASRRVFWVAACAGIIVFGSLMGAMFIGQQFLQNVLGYSTVQAGMAILPAAILMVIIAPRSAKLVESHGARFTLLTGYVFVLLGFLTMLLLWREGIGYWQVGLGYALIGTGVGFAGTPASHSLTGSVPVTRAGMASGTADLQRDLGGAVMQSIFGALLTAGYASAAAAAVTAAPPNPTITASVQTQLTKSFSSAATTAEQYPQYSAQIIAGAKAAFLQGDQWAYLAGVIAVLIGATIVFVFFPAKNDEQRLLAEYAATDSGT; this comes from the coding sequence ATGACCTCATCGCCTGACCGGCGGTCGTCGGCGCCGGCGCGACCGGGGCTGGTGCTCGCGGCGCTGATCATGGTCGCGGCGGTGGCCAACCTGAACCTGGCCGTCGCGAACGTAGCACTGCCCGACATCGGCCGGGCGTTCGACTCCTCGCAGACGGCGCTCAACCTCATCGCGGTCGCGTACTCGCTCGGCCTGGCCTGCTCGGTCATCTACCTGGGCGCGCTCGGCGACCGGTACGGCCGCAAGCTCATGCTGGTGACGGGCATCCTGCTGTCCGTGCCCGCGTGCCTGCTCGCCGCGTACGCCCCGACGGACACCGTCCTGATCGTCGCCCGCCTCGTCGGCGGCCTGTCGGCAGGCATGGCCTACCCGACGACGCTCGCGCTGATCGCCGCGTTGTGGTCGGGTCCCGCCCGCACCCGTTCCATCGCGCTCTGGTCGGCGACCGGCGGGGCCATCGCCTCGCTGGGCCCGCTGGCCGCCGGATTCGCCCTGGAGCGCTTCTGGTGGGGCTCGGTCTTCCTCATCACGCTGCCACTGGCCGCGGTGGCGCTGATCATGGCGATCATGCTGGTGCCGGCGCACGTCAACGAGACCACCGAGCCGGTGGACAACCTCGGCGGCATTCTGTCGATCATCCTGGTCGGCGCGGCCATCCTGGCGATCAACTTCGCGCCGGTGCCGAACTCCGGCGCCCTCGTGGCCGGTCTGGCCGTGCTCGCTCTCGCGGCGGTGGTCGCGTTCGTGCTGCGCGAGCGCCGGGCCGCCAACCCGCTCTACCACCTGGGCATCGCCTCGCGGCGGGTGTTCTGGGTCGCCGCCTGCGCGGGCATCATCGTGTTCGGCTCACTGATGGGCGCGATGTTCATCGGCCAGCAGTTCCTGCAGAACGTGCTCGGCTACTCGACCGTGCAGGCCGGAATGGCGATCCTGCCCGCGGCGATCCTGATGGTGATCATCGCGCCCCGGTCGGCGAAGCTGGTGGAGTCGCACGGCGCCCGGTTCACGCTGCTCACCGGATACGTCTTCGTCCTGCTCGGATTCCTGACGATGCTGCTGCTGTGGCGGGAGGGCATCGGCTACTGGCAGGTCGGGCTCGGCTACGCCCTGATCGGCACGGGGGTCGGCTTCGCGGGCACACCCGCCTCCCACTCGCTGACCGGCTCGGTCCCGGTGACCCGTGCGGGCATGGCCTCCGGCACCGCCGACCTGCAACGCGACCTCGGCGGCGCGGTCATGCAGTCGATCTTCGGGGCGCTGCTCACCGCCGGGTACGCCAGTGCCGCCGCGGCCGCCGTCACCGCCGCGCCGCCCAACCCGACGATCACCGCCAGCGTGCAGACGCAGCTCACCAAGTCGTTCTCCAGCGCGGCCACCACCGCCGAGCAGTACCCGCAGTACTCCGCCCAGATCATCGCCGGGGCGAAGGCGGCGTTCCTGCAGGGCGACCAGTGGGCCTACCTCGCGGGCGTCATCGCGGTCCTGATCGGCGCGACCATCGTGTTCGTCTTCTTCCCGGCCAAGAACGACGAACAGCGCCTGCTCGCCGAGTACGCGGCGACGGACTCGGGCACGTAG